One window of the Pseudomonas knackmussii B13 genome contains the following:
- a CDS encoding tRNA U-34 5-methylaminomethyl-2-thiouridine biosynthesis protein, whose product MTIVSAFLLPGSPLPQLRPDITPWGRIREGLSRAGKALAESKPDCVLVYSTQWFAVLDQLWITRARSTGVHVDENWHEFGEQAFDIHSDCALAQRCVDACNAAGIKTRGVDYDQFPIDTGTITATTLMGFGSASLPVVIAANNLYHSAEQTEQLGAIASAALQDKRAAVLGIGGLSNSAFRENIDLEKDHILSEADDKWNQRVLALMESGDIEAIRAILPQYSTEARPDMGLKHFYWLLGAMNASFKKATVHEYAPLYGSGGAIVQFDVQ is encoded by the coding sequence CCTCCCCGGCAGCCCACTGCCGCAGTTGCGGCCCGATATCACGCCTTGGGGGCGCATCCGCGAAGGCCTTTCGCGAGCCGGCAAAGCACTTGCTGAATCGAAACCCGACTGCGTGCTTGTTTATTCAACGCAATGGTTCGCGGTGCTTGACCAGCTGTGGATCACACGCGCGCGCAGCACCGGCGTGCACGTGGATGAAAACTGGCACGAATTCGGCGAGCAGGCCTTCGACATCCACTCGGACTGCGCCCTGGCCCAGCGCTGCGTAGACGCCTGCAATGCTGCGGGGATCAAGACACGCGGTGTCGATTACGACCAGTTCCCGATCGACACCGGAACGATCACCGCCACGACGCTGATGGGTTTCGGCTCAGCCAGCCTGCCGGTCGTCATCGCAGCGAACAACCTGTACCACAGCGCCGAGCAAACGGAGCAACTGGGCGCGATCGCCTCGGCTGCGTTGCAGGACAAGCGCGCGGCCGTGCTGGGAATAGGTGGCCTGTCCAACAGTGCGTTCCGCGAGAACATCGATCTGGAGAAAGACCACATCCTGTCCGAAGCCGATGACAAGTGGAACCAGCGAGTGCTGGCGCTCATGGAAAGCGGCGACATCGAGGCGATTCGCGCGATCCTTCCGCAGTACTCCACCGAGGCTCGCCCCGACATGGGCCTCAAGCACTTCTATTGGCTGCTCGGTGCCATGAACGCCAGTTTCAAGAAGGCGACGGTGCATGAGTATGCCCCGCTTTACGGCAGTGGTGGCGCTATTGTCCAGTTTGACGTCCAGTAG